Proteins found in one Bacillus sp. BGMRC 2118 genomic segment:
- a CDS encoding electron transfer flavoprotein subunit alpha/FixB family protein: protein MARKVLVLGEVRDGGLRNVSFEAIAAANVIAEGGEVVALLVGDSVGSLTDQLFHYGANRVLTVESANLKNYTPDGYSQAIMAAVDAEKPEGIVFGHTALGKDLSPKIASKLNSGLISDATALEVTGGNVVFTRPIYSGKAFEKKIVTDGLIFATVRPNNIAPLEADTSRSGEVTALDVEIKDLRTIVKEIVRKTTEGVDLSEAKVVIAGGRGVKSEEGFNPLKELADVLGGAVGASRGACDAEYCDYSLQIGQTGKVVTPDLYIACGISGAIQHLAGMSNSKVIVAINKDPEANIFKVADYGIVGDLFEVVPLLTEEFKKLKVNA from the coding sequence ATGGCTAGAAAAGTTCTTGTATTAGGTGAAGTACGTGATGGTGGTTTACGTAACGTATCGTTTGAGGCAATTGCAGCAGCGAATGTAATTGCAGAAGGTGGCGAAGTTGTTGCGTTATTAGTAGGAGACAGTGTTGGGAGTTTAACTGACCAGTTATTCCATTACGGTGCAAATCGTGTATTAACAGTTGAAAGTGCAAATCTAAAAAATTATACTCCAGATGGATATTCACAAGCAATTATGGCAGCAGTAGACGCTGAAAAGCCGGAAGGAATTGTTTTCGGTCACACTGCTTTAGGAAAAGATTTATCTCCTAAAATTGCTAGTAAATTAAACTCAGGATTGATTTCTGATGCAACAGCACTTGAAGTAACAGGCGGTAATGTTGTATTTACTCGTCCAATCTACTCAGGTAAAGCATTCGAAAAGAAAATTGTTACAGACGGATTAATTTTTGCAACAGTTCGTCCGAACAACATTGCTCCACTTGAAGCTGACACTTCTCGCTCAGGTGAAGTAACAGCTCTTGATGTTGAAATCAAAGATCTTCGTACAATTGTTAAAGAAATCGTACGTAAGACAACTGAAGGTGTAGACCTTTCAGAAGCAAAAGTAGTCATTGCTGGTGGACGTGGAGTGAAGAGTGAAGAAGGCTTCAATCCGTTAAAAGAACTTGCTGATGTTCTTGGTGGTGCAGTAGGGGCATCTCGTGGTGCGTGTGATGCTGAATACTGTGACTACTCACTACAAATTGGGCAAACAGGTAAAGTTGTAACGCCAGACTTATATATCGCATGTGGTATTTCTGGAGCAATTCAACATTTAGCAGGTATGTCAAACTCAAAAGTTATCGTTGCCATTAACAAAGATCCAGAAGCTAATATTTTCAAGGTAGCAGACTATGGAATTGTTGGGGACCTGTTTGAAGTTGTACCTTTATTAACTGAAGAATTTAAAAAGTTAAAGGTAAATGCATAA
- the uvrC gene encoding excinuclease ABC subunit UvrC: MNHLIKEKLALLPDQPGCYLMKDRQGTIIYVGKAKVLKNRVRSYFTGSHDGKTLRLVNEIDDFEYIVTSSNIEALVLEINLIKKHNPKYNINLKDDKTYPFIKITNEEHPRLIITRQVKKDKGKYFGPYPNVYSATETKKVLDRIYPLRKCSTLPTKVCLYYHIGQCLAPCVNTVTSDTNKEMVDGIIRFLNGGYQDVKAELTEKMLKASEELDFERAKDLRDQIAHIEATMEKQKMMMTDMIDRDVFGFSFDKGWMCVQVFFIRQGKLIERDVSMFPVYADPLEEFITFLGQFYLENHHFKPKEILLPDGVDKELAEQLLEVSVHQPKKGQKKELVNLACKNAKIALKEKFSLIERDEERTIKAVENLGEKIGIAIPYRIEAFDNSNIQGTNPVSAMVVFIDGKPDKREYRKYKIKSVTGPDDYASMKEVVRRRYSRILKEDLPLPDLIIIDGGKGHLSAAQDVLENELGLEIPIAGLVKDDKHKTSELIIGEPMQRVGLERNSQEFYLLQRIQDEVHRFAISFHRQLRGKNAFQSILDDIPGVGEKRKKQLLKQFGSVKKLKEATIEEIIEAGIPRNTASIIAEKLKED, translated from the coding sequence TTGAATCACTTAATAAAAGAAAAACTTGCACTATTACCAGATCAACCAGGATGTTATTTAATGAAAGATCGTCAAGGGACTATTATTTATGTGGGGAAGGCAAAAGTATTGAAGAACAGGGTGCGTTCATATTTTACTGGCTCCCATGACGGAAAAACACTACGACTAGTCAATGAAATTGACGACTTTGAATACATTGTTACTTCTTCCAATATCGAAGCGCTCGTCTTAGAAATTAATTTAATAAAGAAACATAATCCCAAATATAATATCAACTTAAAGGATGATAAAACGTATCCATTTATAAAAATTACAAATGAGGAACACCCAAGGCTTATTATTACAAGGCAAGTAAAAAAGGATAAAGGTAAGTATTTTGGACCTTATCCTAATGTATATTCTGCGACTGAGACGAAGAAGGTATTAGACCGTATTTATCCTTTAAGGAAGTGTTCAACATTGCCGACAAAGGTTTGCTTATACTACCATATCGGGCAATGTTTAGCTCCTTGTGTGAATACTGTGACATCTGATACGAATAAGGAAATGGTTGATGGAATTATTCGATTCTTAAACGGAGGATATCAAGATGTTAAGGCAGAGTTAACAGAGAAAATGCTGAAGGCATCTGAAGAGCTGGATTTTGAGCGTGCCAAAGACCTTCGCGATCAAATTGCACATATCGAGGCAACGATGGAAAAACAAAAAATGATGATGACAGATATGATTGACCGGGATGTATTTGGGTTTTCATTTGATAAAGGGTGGATGTGTGTTCAGGTTTTCTTTATTCGCCAAGGGAAATTGATTGAGCGTGATGTATCAATGTTTCCGGTATACGCAGATCCACTTGAAGAATTCATAACATTTTTGGGACAATTTTATTTAGAAAACCATCATTTTAAACCGAAGGAAATCTTGCTACCCGATGGTGTGGACAAAGAGCTGGCTGAACAATTACTCGAGGTAAGTGTTCATCAACCAAAAAAGGGTCAAAAGAAAGAATTAGTAAACTTAGCGTGTAAAAATGCGAAGATAGCCCTAAAGGAGAAGTTTTCCTTAATTGAAAGAGATGAAGAAAGAACAATTAAGGCTGTAGAAAACTTAGGTGAAAAAATTGGGATTGCAATACCTTATCGAATTGAGGCCTTTGATAACTCAAATATACAAGGTACAAATCCAGTTTCCGCGATGGTTGTATTTATTGATGGAAAGCCTGACAAGAGAGAATACCGAAAATATAAGATAAAAAGTGTAACGGGACCAGATGACTATGCCTCAATGAAAGAGGTTGTACGTAGAAGGTATTCTCGAATTTTAAAAGAAGATTTACCATTACCAGACCTAATTATCATTGATGGAGGAAAAGGGCACTTGTCTGCTGCGCAAGATGTACTTGAGAACGAGTTAGGTTTGGAAATTCCTATTGCTGGTTTAGTAAAGGATGACAAGCATAAGACGTCTGAATTAATCATTGGTGAACCCATGCAAAGAGTTGGGTTAGAACGAAATAGCCAAGAATTCTATTTATTACAACGTATTCAGGATGAAGTTCATCGATTTGCTATTTCATTTCATCGACAATTAAGAGGGAAAAATGCCTTTCAGTCAATTCTAGATGATATTCCAGGGGTAGGAGAGAAAAGAAAGAAACAGCTATTAAAACAATTTGGATCTGTTAAGAAACTCAAGGAAGCCACAATAGAGGAAATAATAGAAGCAGGTATTCCGCGTAACACAGCATCAATTATTGCTGAGAAATTAAAGGAAGATTGA
- a CDS encoding electron transfer flavoprotein subunit beta/FixA family protein — protein sequence MNIFVIMKRTFDTEEKIAVTNGKIAEDGAEFIINPYDEYAVEEAIVLRDQHGGEVTVVTVGGEESEKELRTALAMGADKAVLINIEDDVENGDQFTTSTILAKFFEDKEYDIILGGNVAIDGGSGQVGPRLAELLNISYVTTITKLTIDGSTVTIERDVEGDSEVVETSLPVLVTAQQGLNEPRYPSLPGIMKAKKKPLEELELDDLDLEEDDVEAKTKTIEIYLPPKKEAGRILEGDLSNQVVELVKLLHTEAKVV from the coding sequence ATGAACATTTTTGTCATTATGAAAAGAACTTTCGATACTGAAGAAAAAATCGCTGTTACAAACGGTAAAATCGCTGAAGATGGTGCAGAATTCATCATTAACCCATACGATGAGTACGCAGTGGAAGAAGCAATCGTACTACGTGACCAACATGGTGGAGAAGTAACAGTTGTTACAGTTGGCGGAGAAGAGTCAGAAAAGGAACTTCGTACTGCATTAGCGATGGGCGCTGATAAAGCTGTCTTAATTAATATTGAAGATGATGTTGAAAATGGAGACCAATTTACAACTTCAACTATTTTAGCAAAATTCTTCGAGGATAAAGAATATGACATTATCCTTGGTGGAAACGTTGCAATCGATGGTGGTTCAGGACAAGTTGGACCTCGTCTGGCTGAATTACTGAATATCTCGTATGTAACGACTATTACGAAATTAACAATAGACGGTTCAACAGTGACAATTGAGCGTGACGTTGAAGGTGATTCTGAAGTTGTTGAAACTTCATTGCCAGTACTTGTTACTGCACAGCAAGGGTTAAACGAACCAAGATATCCTTCTCTTCCAGGTATCATGAAGGCTAAGAAAAAGCCTCTTGAAGAACTTGAACTAGATGACTTAGATCTAGAGGAAGATGATGTTGAAGCAAAAACAAAGACAATTGAAATATACCTACCTCCAAAGAAGGAAGCAGGAAGAATTTTAGAAGGTGACTTATCAAACCAAGTAGTAGAACTTGTTAAACTTCTTCATACAGAAGCAAAAGTGGTGTAA
- a CDS encoding TetR/AcrR family transcriptional regulator, producing MKRNKPKYMQIIDAAVTVIAENGYHAAQVSRIAKAAGVADGTIYLYFKNKEDILVSLFEEKMGTFVEELETNISKIPTASEKLHKLVGMHFHYLASDHHLAIVTQLELRQSNIDLRVRINAVLKGYLSVVDHIVKTGMESREFNPGLDVRLARQMIFGTIDETVTSWIMNDQKYDLLQLVNPVHQLLINGCGYSQSDLK from the coding sequence TTGAAAAGAAATAAACCGAAATATATGCAAATCATTGATGCTGCTGTTACAGTTATTGCAGAAAATGGTTACCATGCTGCACAAGTATCTAGAATCGCGAAGGCTGCTGGTGTTGCAGACGGAACAATATATCTTTACTTTAAGAATAAGGAAGATATACTTGTATCACTTTTTGAAGAAAAAATGGGTACCTTTGTTGAGGAACTAGAAACTAACATTTCTAAAATACCGACAGCATCAGAAAAACTGCACAAGCTAGTTGGGATGCATTTTCATTATTTAGCATCAGACCATCATTTAGCTATTGTTACACAGTTGGAATTAAGACAATCTAACATTGATCTCCGTGTACGGATAAACGCAGTTTTAAAAGGATACTTATCAGTTGTTGACCACATCGTTAAGACAGGGATGGAAAGCAGGGAATTTAATCCCGGTTTAGATGTAAGGCTGGCACGACAAATGATTTTTGGTACGATTGATGAGACCGTTACGAGTTGGATCATGAATGACCAAAAATATGATTTACTACAATTAGTAAATCCGGTTCATCAATTATTAATTAATGGATGCGGATACTCTCAATCTGATTTAAAATAG
- the trxA gene encoding thioredoxin yields MAITNVTDQNFSSETSDGLVLADFWAPWCGPCKMIAPVLEELDGDMGDKVKIVKLDVDENQETAAKYGVMSIPTLLIMKNGEVVDKVVGFQPKDALAERLESQL; encoded by the coding sequence ATGGCAATTACAAATGTAACAGATCAAAACTTTTCATCTGAAACAAGTGATGGATTAGTTCTAGCAGACTTTTGGGCACCATGGTGTGGTCCTTGTAAAATGATCGCTCCAGTTCTAGAAGAACTTGATGGAGATATGGGAGACAAAGTGAAAATCGTAAAGCTTGATGTTGATGAAAATCAAGAAACAGCTGCAAAATACGGTGTAATGAGTATCCCAACATTATTAATTATGAAAAATGGCGAAGTTGTAGATAAGGTTGTTGGTTTCCAACCAAAAGATGCACTTGCTGAAAGATTAGAATCACAACTATAA
- a CDS encoding AMP-binding protein yields the protein MSMNRPWLEHYPSEIPHTVTYEGRTLQQYLIDTAKKYPKKKALYFMGKELTYSQLYKEAVKFANYLIEIGLKKGDRVSIMLPNCPQAVIGYYGTLLAGGIVVQTNPLYMERELEYQLSDSGAKFILCLDILYPRVRKVKGVTNIEHIIVTGIKDYLPFPKNLVYPFIQKKEYGIVVKVEHKGNNHLFNQIMVYGNDKEINVSVDPKEDLALLQYTGGTTGFPKGVMLTHENLVSNVVMCSNWMYKGKIGEEKVLGILPFFHVYGMTTVMNLSILQASQMILMPKFDAEATLKTIQKTRPTMFPGAPTIYIGLLNHPDIKKYDLSSIDACISGSAPLPVEVQENFEKVTGGKLVEGYGLTESSPVTHANFIWDKRVSGSIGVPWPDTDAKIISLETGDEVAPKEIGELIVKGPQIMKGYWNKPEETEAVLNDGWLHTGDVGYMDEDGYFYIVDRKKDMIIAGGFNIYPREIEEVLYENEKVQEVVVAGIPDPYRGETVKAYVVLKEGAHCTDSELNEFARKHLAAYKVPRLYEFRKELPKTAVGKILRRSLVDEEKAKLENIAK from the coding sequence ATATCGATGAATAGGCCTTGGTTAGAACATTACCCCTCAGAAATTCCACACACTGTCACATACGAAGGTAGAACTCTGCAACAATACTTAATCGACACAGCGAAAAAATACCCAAAAAAGAAAGCGCTTTATTTTATGGGAAAGGAACTAACATACTCCCAGCTTTATAAAGAAGCAGTAAAGTTTGCGAATTATTTAATAGAGATCGGCTTGAAAAAAGGTGATCGTGTTTCAATTATGCTTCCCAATTGTCCACAAGCAGTAATTGGTTACTATGGAACTCTATTAGCTGGAGGGATTGTTGTACAAACAAATCCACTGTATATGGAAAGAGAACTTGAGTATCAGCTAAGTGATTCCGGAGCGAAGTTTATCTTATGTCTGGATATTTTATATCCGCGAGTGCGTAAAGTTAAAGGTGTTACCAATATTGAACATATTATCGTAACTGGAATTAAAGATTATCTGCCTTTCCCAAAAAACCTAGTGTATCCGTTCATTCAGAAGAAGGAATACGGCATTGTCGTAAAGGTAGAACATAAAGGTAATAACCATTTGTTTAATCAAATCATGGTTTACGGTAATGACAAAGAAATTAATGTATCAGTTGACCCTAAGGAGGATTTGGCACTTTTACAATATACTGGTGGTACAACCGGTTTTCCAAAGGGAGTAATGCTTACACATGAGAACTTAGTTTCAAATGTCGTGATGTGTTCAAACTGGATGTACAAAGGTAAAATCGGGGAAGAAAAGGTTCTGGGGATTCTGCCGTTCTTCCATGTGTATGGAATGACAACCGTCATGAATCTATCAATCTTACAAGCTTCACAAATGATCTTAATGCCAAAATTTGATGCTGAAGCTACACTTAAGACCATACAAAAAACAAGACCAACGATGTTCCCTGGAGCACCAACAATTTATATTGGGTTACTAAATCATCCAGACATCAAGAAATATGATTTATCATCCATTGATGCGTGTATTAGTGGTTCTGCACCACTTCCAGTTGAAGTACAAGAAAACTTTGAAAAAGTTACAGGTGGCAAACTTGTTGAGGGGTACGGATTAACTGAATCTTCACCGGTAACTCATGCTAACTTTATATGGGATAAGAGAGTAAGTGGAAGCATAGGTGTACCATGGCCGGATACAGATGCCAAAATCATTTCCCTAGAGACAGGGGATGAGGTTGCTCCAAAGGAAATTGGAGAGCTTATTGTTAAAGGCCCTCAAATTATGAAGGGATACTGGAATAAGCCTGAAGAGACTGAGGCTGTCTTAAATGATGGCTGGCTCCATACCGGTGATGTGGGATACATGGATGAAGATGGGTATTTTTACATTGTAGACCGAAAAAAAGATATGATCATTGCTGGTGGGTTTAATATTTACCCTCGTGAAATTGAAGAGGTATTATATGAAAATGAAAAAGTTCAAGAAGTTGTAGTAGCAGGTATTCCTGATCCGTACCGTGGTGAAACGGTAAAAGCCTATGTTGTGTTAAAAGAAGGTGCACATTGTACAGATAGTGAGCTGAATGAGTTTGCAAGAAAACACTTGGCAGCATACAAGGTACCTAGGTTATACGAATTCAGAAAAGAACTTCCTAAAACTGCAGTTGGAAAAATACTCAGAAGATCACTTGTTGATGAAGAAAAAGCAAAGCTAGAAAATATTGCGAAATAA
- a CDS encoding DUF350 domain-containing protein, whose protein sequence is MGEFWENVYIQTAAYYSVVILCMLIFLTIFEIVTKYKNWEQIQKGNWAVAMATGGKLLGIANIFRYSIEEHHTLLTMIGWGFFGFLLLLIGYFIFEFLTPKFRIDDEIEKDNRAVGFMSMTISIGLSFVIGAGIGS, encoded by the coding sequence GTGGGAGAATTCTGGGAAAATGTCTATATCCAAACAGCTGCATATTATAGTGTCGTTATTCTTTGTATGCTTATATTTTTGACGATCTTTGAAATAGTAACGAAATATAAAAACTGGGAACAAATTCAAAAAGGTAATTGGGCAGTTGCGATGGCTACAGGTGGGAAATTGTTAGGAATCGCAAATATATTTCGTTATTCGATTGAAGAACATCATACTTTATTAACGATGATCGGCTGGGGATTCTTTGGTTTTCTATTATTATTAATCGGTTATTTTATTTTCGAATTCTTAACTCCTAAATTTCGCATCGACGATGAAATCGAAAAAGACAATCGTGCTGTAGGATTTATGTCAATGACCATTTCAATTGGTTTATCATTTGTTATTGGTGCCGGTATTGGTTCGTAA
- a CDS encoding enoyl-CoA hydratase, producing MEFLKYEVLDSVGLITLNRPPANALSSHVLKELSSLLDELESSREVRVLLIHGEGRFFSAGADIKEFTTVPSGEEFEKLATYGQELFDRMEKFPKPIIAAIHGAALGGGLELAMGCHIRLVAETAKLGLPELQLGLIPGFAGTQRLTRLVGAPKAAEMLLTSDAITGVEAVQLGLANRAVPEKTLLEEAKKLALKIAKKSPLSMKATIELLNYSKTGSFYEGVKREAKIFGEVFTSADGKEGITAFIEKREPTFKGE from the coding sequence TTGGAATTCTTAAAATATGAAGTTTTAGATTCAGTAGGACTTATTACACTAAACAGACCTCCGGCAAATGCTTTATCGTCTCATGTTTTGAAAGAGCTTTCATCACTATTAGACGAACTGGAGTCATCCAGAGAAGTACGAGTATTATTGATCCACGGAGAAGGACGTTTCTTCTCAGCAGGTGCTGATATTAAAGAATTTACAACAGTCCCAAGTGGAGAAGAATTTGAAAAGTTAGCAACATATGGTCAAGAGTTATTCGATCGTATGGAAAAATTTCCTAAGCCGATAATCGCCGCAATTCACGGTGCTGCACTTGGTGGTGGCTTAGAGTTAGCGATGGGTTGTCATATTAGATTAGTAGCTGAAACTGCAAAACTCGGACTACCTGAATTACAGTTAGGGCTAATTCCAGGGTTTGCTGGAACTCAACGACTTACTAGGTTGGTTGGGGCACCAAAAGCTGCAGAAATGCTACTGACTAGTGATGCGATTACAGGTGTAGAAGCTGTTCAATTAGGACTAGCAAACCGAGCTGTTCCTGAAAAAACACTTCTTGAGGAAGCAAAGAAACTCGCTTTGAAAATTGCTAAGAAGAGTCCACTATCAATGAAAGCTACCATTGAATTATTAAATTATTCAAAGACAGGTAGTTTCTATGAAGGTGTGAAAAGAGAAGCGAAAATATTCGGTGAAGTTTTTACATCAGCTGATGGAAAAGAAGGTATTACAGCTTTCATCGAAAAGCGTGAGCCAACATTTAAAGGTGAATAA